From Lepus europaeus isolate LE1 chromosome 3, mLepTim1.pri, whole genome shotgun sequence, a single genomic window includes:
- the LOC133756144 gene encoding amine sulfotransferase produces the protein MDNSHKYLLNFKGFNFERTLVDMQILEKLDDFEIRDDDVFVVTYPKSGTIWTQQILSLIYFEGHRNRTENWDTLDRVPFLEYNIRKVDIENRPSPRLFASHLPYYLAPKSLKNNKAKIIYVYRNPKDVLISFFHFSNLVVKLEASSTLENFMEKFLDGKVVGSLWFDHIRGWYEHKHDFNILFMMYEDMKKDLRSSILKIRSFLEKELSEEEVDAIVRQATFENMKFIPQANYNNILSNEIGKRNAEGAFLRKGAVGDWKHHMTVEQSERFDRIFQEEMKDFPLKFIWDLNEEENSNHSAK, from the exons ATGGACAAttcacataaatatttgttgaacttcaAAGGCTTTAATTTTGAACGTACGCTTGTTGATATGCAAATACTGGAAAAGTTAGATGACTTTGAAATCAGAGATGATGATGTCTTCGTAGTCACATATCCCAAATCTG GCACTATCTGGACTCAGCAGATACTAAGCTTGATTTATTTTGAGGGCCACCGAAACAGAACTGAAAATTGGGACACGCTTGATAGAGTGCCCTTCTTGGAATACAATATTCGCAAAGTGGACATTGAGAACAGGCCATCCCCTCGCCTCTTTGCTTCCCACCTTCCATATTATTTAGCACCCAAAAGTCTCAAGAACAACAAAGCTAAA ATTATTTATGTCTACAGAAATCCTAaggatgttttaatttcattttttcatttttcaaatttggtGGTTAAATTAGAAGCTTCAAGTACCTtagaaaatttcatggaaaagttTCTAGATGGAAAAG TGGTGGGAAGCCTCTGGTTTGATCACATCAGAGGCTGGTATGAACACAAACATGACTTCAATATTCTGTTCATGATGTATGAAGATATGAAGAAG GATCTCAGAAGTTCAATACTGAAAATCAGGAGTTTTCTTGAGAAGGAACTGAGTGAAGAGGAGGTGGATGCCATTGTGAGGCAGGCTACATTTGAAAACATGAAGTTTATTCCACAAGCAAATTATAATAATATTCTAAGCAATGAAATTGGCAAACGAAATGCTGAGGGAGCTTTCTTGCGCAAAG GTGCTGTTGGAGACTGGAAACACCACATGACTGTGGAGCAGAGTGAAAGATTTGACAGGATATTCCAGGAGGAGATGAAAGATTTTCCCTTGAAGTTCATCTGGGATCTAAATGAGGAGGAGAATTCTAATCACAGTGCAAAATAG